The genomic segment AATGTGAGCATACAGCGCTGTTGTCCGAGGATCGGCGTGCCCCAACATATCCTGAACCTGCCTCAACTCGGCTCCAGTTCTTAACGCGAGAGTGCCGGCTGTATGCCGCAGAGAATGGGTAGTCAGTTTTCGTGCGTTAGTCCCTGTCTGTTTAAACGCTTGTAAATGCTTCTGTACAATACGCTGAATAGAACGCCGAGAGAGAGGTTCTCCGTAATTAGCGTTGGACAGGGAGATGAATATAGGAGTATTGTCATTTAATCTATCTCCGGCTGCGGTTCGTGCCGCCAAATATTTATCCAAAAGTAAAGCCAGATCGGGGGTAAGGGGCACAACCCTAATGCTGCGCTTACCGCTTACCCTGAGTCCTACATTGTTCCCCTGGCGGATGATGTCGTGCATCTTGAGCCGGTGCATCTCGACGGTGCGACATCCTTGGAGAACCATGATCCCGATCAAGGTGCGCTCTCTCAATGAGGCAACCGAGTCATCGGTAGGCAGACTGGCAAGTAATTGAGCCACTTCAGCCCGTTCGAGGTAGTTGATGCGTTCTGCGGGATCTCGTTTCTCTACAGGCGGCTTAATGCCCAAGGCCGGGTTAAATGAAATTAGCCCGTAGGAGATCGCGCAGTCGTAGAAGCGACGGACTGTGGTCAACTTGAGAGCGATCGTGGCCGGTTTGTAATTCATCCGCTCGACCAAGTAGTGACGGTAGTTCTTGATTTGGAGCCGGTTTAGATGTAGGGGATCTAATCGGTTGTGGCGACACCACTTGAAGAATTGCTTGATGTGGGCGATGTAGGTTTTGAGGGTGTCATCGGAAGCGTTGCCACTGGCCACCTCGACCCGCAGAAAAGTTGTCCACTGTTCCTCTAGGGTTAGGGGAATATTTTGAGATGAAGAAACGATCGCCGCCGAGTGTGAGTGTCGCATAATGCACTTTTTTCGCTAACCGAACCCTATACCTCTAAACCCAAGTATAGAGCAAAAAGTGAAAAAAGACGTATAAGAGTAATTATCCGACTTAAAACAAGTGTACGCTCCCTACCCCGTTTCCCTGTTAGGGAAAGCTGCACTAAAATAAAATAAGTTAATCGAGCGGACTGGGGATGAGTTGGGGAAGAAGGAAAAGAAGAACCCACAAAAATAATGATGTGTTTACAGATAGCGATTTTGAGGAGTTACTGGCTTCCTCGGCCCATAGCCGCTCCTCAAAAACGGAAGACATTAAAACTGTAGACGTTGAGGAGGACACGGGTGCGCCGTCAAACGGCGCACCATTAGATGTCCATGTCGTTTCTTGTGAGTCATCAAAACTCACCCCCCCAGAACTCTCCGAAAAAGAGCAATTAGAACAACAAGTTGAAGAAGCATTTTTCATAGCAGGAGAAGCATTGCGTTCATTAAGAGATAGGCGACTGTATCGAGACACTCATCGCTCCTTTGAGCAATACTGTCAAGACCGGTTTGGACATACAAGGCAAAAAATTAATTATCTGATTGCCGGAGCGGCAATTTACTCGAATTTGACAACGGCGCGTTGTCAAGTG from the Gloeothece citriformis PCC 7424 genome contains:
- a CDS encoding tyrosine-type recombinase/integrase → MRHSHSAAIVSSSQNIPLTLEEQWTTFLRVEVASGNASDDTLKTYIAHIKQFFKWCRHNRLDPLHLNRLQIKNYRHYLVERMNYKPATIALKLTTVRRFYDCAISYGLISFNPALGIKPPVEKRDPAERINYLERAEVAQLLASLPTDDSVASLRERTLIGIMVLQGCRTVEMHRLKMHDIIRQGNNVGLRVSGKRSIRVVPLTPDLALLLDKYLAARTAAGDRLNDNTPIFISLSNANYGEPLSRRSIQRIVQKHLQAFKQTGTNARKLTTHSLRHTAGTLALRTGAELRQVQDMLGHADPRTTALYAHIADRWERNPALAFGVRIQV